In Humulus lupulus chromosome 7, drHumLupu1.1, whole genome shotgun sequence, the following are encoded in one genomic region:
- the LOC133791191 gene encoding uncharacterized protein LOC133791191 codes for MKSSETSTKPINSHGAGSSGKPHFRPAKDDTKPVLQDPILRSDPIETEEAVLLLPPFPFIKVKNPQL; via the exons ATGAAATCCTCAGAGACTTCGACGAAACCCATCAACAGTCATGGCGCTGGGAGCAGTGGAAAGCCACATTTCAGACCAGCCAAGGACGACACCAAGCCTGTTCTCCAAGACCCg ATACTGAGGTCAGATCCGATTGAAACAGAGGAAGCAGTGTTGCTGTTGCCACCCTTCCCTTTCATCAAAGTAAAAAATCCCCAGCTATAA